A genomic stretch from Schaalia odontolytica includes:
- a CDS encoding HAD family hydrolase codes for MSLSISVVLFDVDGTIVDSAPAVMDAFRCALSDFNLPIPDDQRLRTYVGPPLWYSFGDLGYEGELLSSLVTGYRSRYQAHFLDPKPFPGVIDLLHDLDRAGIALATATSKQAPMALAQMEHLGLSSIFDVIAGATPDPASSKATVIREALARLEELGADISHPVIVGDSVWDVRGAKEAGIPVIGVGWGYATEDGLDDADAVCATVEELRAFILDGVAHHASQSGS; via the coding sequence GTGTCTTTATCTATTTCTGTTGTCCTTTTTGACGTCGACGGAACGATCGTCGATTCCGCTCCAGCCGTGATGGACGCATTTCGTTGCGCACTGTCAGACTTCAATCTTCCGATCCCCGACGACCAGCGCCTTCGCACCTATGTCGGCCCTCCGCTCTGGTATTCCTTCGGCGACCTGGGATATGAGGGTGAGCTGCTCTCCAGCCTCGTCACCGGTTACCGGTCCCGATATCAAGCCCACTTTCTTGATCCCAAGCCCTTCCCCGGCGTCATCGATCTCCTTCACGACCTTGACCGTGCCGGCATTGCGCTGGCAACCGCAACGTCGAAGCAGGCTCCGATGGCGCTGGCACAGATGGAGCATCTGGGCCTCTCCAGTATTTTCGACGTCATCGCCGGAGCAACCCCCGACCCGGCATCCAGCAAGGCGACGGTCATCCGCGAAGCGCTCGCGCGCCTGGAGGAGCTCGGGGCCGACATATCCCACCCCGTTATCGTTGGTGACTCCGTCTGGGACGTGCGCGGAGCCAAGGAAGCCGGTATTCCTGTCATCGGAGTGGGCTGGGGATATGCGACCGAGGATGGCCTGGACGATGCTGATGCCGTGTGCGCGACGGTCGAGGAACTACGCGCGTTCATTCTCGACGGGGTGGCCCACCACGCGTCCCAGAGCGGGAGCTAG